A stretch of the Oceanispirochaeta sp. M1 genome encodes the following:
- the pseC gene encoding UDP-4-amino-4,6-dideoxy-N-acetyl-beta-L-altrosamine transaminase, with translation MISYGRQSITIEDIESVVSVLKSDFLTQGPSVEKFEKSIADYCGAKYCVAVANGTAALHIAVAALDIGSNVSGVTSPNTFVASSNAMIYNNITPLFADIDPDTYNITPSSVKDVLKENTKLIIPVHFAGQPCDMEGFYQLAGERSDISIIEDAAHAIGSSYSDGDKVGSCKYSDMTIFSFHPVKTITSGEGGAITTNNKELFDKLLLLRNHGITKNQEKLTENPGPWFYEMQGLGFNYRLTDIQAALGNSQMKRIDDFKIKRRAIVDKYNLIFGNISGVVSPYESNNKRSCFHLYVLLINFKKFKISRADFIEKLFQKGIGTQVHYIPVYRQPYYKDRNFRGLCPNAEEYYSKAISLPLYPDLSIKEQDYVITEIMKLLNI, from the coding sequence ATGATTTCATATGGTAGACAATCAATCACTATTGAAGATATAGAATCCGTTGTTAGTGTGTTAAAGTCAGATTTCTTAACACAGGGGCCAAGTGTTGAAAAGTTCGAAAAATCAATAGCTGATTACTGTGGAGCGAAATATTGTGTAGCTGTAGCAAATGGAACAGCAGCATTGCATATAGCTGTTGCGGCCTTAGATATAGGTTCAAATGTTAGTGGTGTTACTTCTCCAAATACATTTGTAGCTTCTTCGAATGCTATGATTTATAACAATATTACACCTTTGTTTGCCGATATTGACCCAGATACATATAATATTACTCCTTCTTCTGTCAAAGATGTTCTTAAAGAAAATACAAAATTGATTATACCTGTTCATTTTGCGGGGCAACCATGTGATATGGAAGGGTTTTATCAGTTGGCAGGTGAAAGATCTGACATATCAATAATTGAAGATGCTGCTCATGCTATAGGGTCCTCTTATTCAGATGGAGATAAAGTTGGCAGTTGTAAATACTCAGATATGACTATTTTTTCCTTTCACCCAGTAAAGACAATAACATCTGGAGAAGGAGGTGCTATAACAACAAATAACAAAGAACTGTTTGATAAGTTATTGTTGTTAAGAAATCATGGAATTACTAAAAACCAAGAAAAACTTACTGAGAATCCAGGTCCATGGTTTTATGAAATGCAAGGGTTGGGTTTTAACTATAGGCTGACAGATATTCAAGCTGCTCTTGGAAATAGTCAAATGAAAAGAATTGATGATTTTAAAATAAAACGACGAGCTATTGTTGATAAATATAATTTAATTTTTGGAAATATTAGTGGTGTAGTTTCCCCATATGAATCTAATAATAAGCGGAGTTGTTTTCACTTATATGTTTTGTTAATTAATTTTAAAAAATTTAAAATCAGTAGAGCAGATTTTATAGAAAAGCTCTTTCAAAAGGGAATAGGCACACAAGTTCATTATATTCCAGTTTATAGACAACCTTATTATAAGGATAGAAATTTCAGGGGGTTATGCCCCAATGCTGAAGAATATTATTCAAAAGCTATCAGCTTGCCATTGTATCCTGATCTAAGTATTAAAGAACAGGATTATGTCATAACAGAAATTATGAAATTACTAAATATATAA